The Mucilaginibacter rubeus genomic interval ATATTTTTTTGCCGGTTGGATTGCCAACAGGCATATTACTGAATATTGGGATCTTATTGGCTTGGATACCCGCTTTTGCAAGGCAGTTTTTGTAAAACGAGTTTGATGTTGAAATACCAGCAGGCTTTAATGTTTTAACTAATGCCGATACTGCCCACCGTTGTAAAAAGCCTGTTATTTTATCTTTCCAGGTACTTTCGTTTGATTCTCCTATCCATATCTCGTGAAACATGATATGGACATTAGCCTTTATCTTAACTTTTTTAAGCTGTTTTACCAGGTTAAAGGTTATGCCCCTTTTTTCGAAAGAATAGCAAACGTATTGTAAGCTCAGCCAATCAGGATTAAAGGCATCTAATACGGTTTGAAAAGCTTTATAGCGTTCCTGCTCAGGCATTGATTTCGGGAGCCTTGTTATTCCGAAATTGTTGGTACTATCTACAGTTAACTCGTTTATATGCCTGTCATTTAACGCCACCAGCATAACGCCATGACCAGTTTTACAAAACTCCGCTGCTAACCTTCTTACGTAATCTCCTACCCCATCAAGACCAGGCTCCAGCGAAGCGCAAACAAGTAAAATTTTCATATAACCGGTAGAATAGTATAAAAGGCTGCAGGTTTAGTTTCTCGTATAAAATCTGCCTATAAACGCACCCATATTTACAACGAGGCTTTTCCGCTGAACATAATTATTGTTGAATATTGAAATCGGATGATCAACACATTTCCAGTATTTCTTATCAACGCTTCTCGGGCTAATTCCCAAAAATGATTGTTTCAAAAATTTAATTTTCCATGGTTTGGGATTTCCTAAAGCATGAAGCATTAGTGTGGCACCTCCTTGCAAACCCATGCCCTCTTTACCTACAAAGCTCACAACTCCGTCCCACGCTGCAATAGCTATGTTCAAAGCATCCTGATCAGTTTTACTGAAAGGCGCATAGTCGCCCGCGTGCTCTTTTGCAAGATTGGCTTCGCCAGGGAATGGCGCCCGGCTTAATCCGCCTATTACGGGGCCAATTTTTTCCTGGATCATTATCCAGGTATCAACTAAACCGATATCTTTTTTATTGACACCTATAAACCCCGAATTCACATAGATATCACGGTTCAAGTCAAGATCAATATTAAACTGCCCGAAATACTTTTTCCAGGCCATTTTACGGGGATGGTTTGGAGGAAGTGGCGAATTCACATCCTCACAAACCGTAACACCGAAAGAAACCCATTCTTCATAAAAATCCCAGCTGTAATCTAAAATGATATCCGGGTCGAAATAAAAGATATTGTCCACTTGCTGTGCAGGGCCTTCAAAAAGCCACTTCAAAAAATCAGGTTTATAATTGGCTAAGTGGTAGCTGGTTTTCAACTTAACAAAATGGATGTTTATATCATCATTAACCTTAAAGGTTGCCAATTGCAGATCGCCGAAAACAGACGAAGTTGTTGTTTTAGCCCAGGGAGGCAACTCGCCTAAATAACCGGCATAGATATCACCTTTATAGCCATGCTTATAAAGTGAATTGACAAATGCCGCGACACCGAGGTGGTAATGTCCTTCGAAAAGCGTACAAATAACTGATTGCATAGGTGTTTTATCTGTTTTTTATAAAGCGGGCGGGTGTACCGGCCCATATCTGGTAATCGGGAATTGATTTGTTAACCAAAGAACCTGCACCCACAATACTGCCCTCCCCTATAGTTACCCCTTGAAGGATAATACTATGCGCGCCAATCCATACATCGTTCTTTAAAATTATTGGTTTGTGTATCACAGGTTGCTGATTGATGGGTAAATCGCGCTTCATTTCGCGACCGGCATCAACAAATATGGTATTGGCTGCTATCAGACAATCATCGCCTATTGTCAGTCCTAAGGTTATGTTAAAATCGCATCCGTGGCCAATAAATACACGTTCTCCAATTTTTACATAATTGGTTTCGGCAAATGGCTGTGGGGTTTTAAAAACAACATCATCTTCAATTACACTTTCGTTGCCAACACTGATTTTGCCAGGCCATTTACATTTTATTTTGCCTAATATTACCCCATTGTTAATCTGCATACCTAAAAACTTATAGTACTTTTTCCGGAGCGATATACTAACATTGCTAAGTTTATGCCTCAGCATGGCAGGGTATCTCTGTTTCATGAAACTGTTGGTTTGGGTAGTCTGGATACCCTGTAAATGAAGTATATAATTAGAATTACGAAAGCAAGCAAAAAGTCGACTATGGAAAACATCAACACATTAGTGGTTTTTGAAAGATCCATAGTAACCACCAGGATTACCTGGAATAATATGTTCACCGAAAGGTTAATGACCGGCTTAATGATCCACCCGCGCGAAACCAAAACCGAGTAGGTAACGCCTGCCAGCATGGTAAGGCAGCTTGATATAGTAAGCAATAAAATCTCCTTGTTAAGGTTTGAATAACCTTTACCCAAGATCCAGAGCACCTGCGACGGGAACAGCATCACTATCGCTATAATTATAAAGCTGATGGCAAAAAGCGCTGCTTCTATCTGGATAAAGCGTTGTACCAACAAATTCTTTTTCTCGGGCAGGCGGGCAAAGCGCGGTACTACCAATGTGCTGAATAAAGTAGTAAATACAGTTAATACCGTAGTCAAACGGCTTAATGCCCCTACGTGCGCTATAGATTGCGTATTGCCAAAAACCGAGATTAACCAAATAGTGATCTGCCCGGATACGCAAAAGTAAATGGCGCCGGGCAACGACCGCTTTACAATGGCAAGTATCTCCTTTTCTACAGCAGGATCTGACTTTTGTTCTGGGTCTGCATATTCGGCCGAGATTTTACGTAGCCGGATATTGGCCCACATACGGGGTATACCGTTGCCCAGGATAGCTATATAAGTAAACGGAAAAACCAAAAGCGATCCTACCATCAGCACAAAACGGCCAAGCCCCGCAGATAGCTGATTTTTTTGGAGTTTGTTTATTCCCTGGTGAAGTTTCGATGCGGTTTCGAGCAGTGTATCGCTTAAGGCAGCAAAGAATGATGGAATGATGGCCAACACAATTAAACCCGAAGCAATAGGCGAAGCACCGTTACGGATGAGCAGGTAAAACAGGATAGGTAAAGAGATTAGCAAACTAAACATGCCAAATATCTTACGGAGCTTAAGTCCGCTGGCTATTACGGTTCCCAGTTTTTGGCGGTCTTGCCAAACCTTGCCCCCCTGCGCCATCACTCCTGATGAAATTCCGCCGTCGGCCAATACGGTCATTGTGCCAAGCATTGTATTGGCCAGCGTATAAAACGCATATTCGGTTGTGGGTAGTAACCTTACTATCAATATCCCGGTTACTAATCCCAATAATTGAATAATTGCCTGGGCCGAGAATGTGACAGCGATAAGTTTAGTCCATTGTTGCCACTTAGCAAATTTATTATCGGCAACAACATCGCTTGTTAAACTTTTCATATAGCAGGCGATGGTTTATGAAATTGATGTATCAATTGCATATTTATAAAGAGTTGTTATTATAAATAGGATAGGAAATAACGATTAAAACCTGCTCGCAAATTTCCGCATTCGGCTTTTTACGCTTTTAGCGGGCTCTTTTATATAGCTATTTTTCTGATAGATATAGCTGTTGGCGCTCTGTTCACCTTTCACCGCATTAAAGATCAGTTTCATACGTGGCAATTTATTTTCGGCCTTTAACTCCCTCACAAACTCCAGTTCCTGGTTGGGCGTATAATCCTGGCGGATCACGTACAAGCAAAGATCGCACATATGGGCAATGATCATAGCATCCGCCAGGATGTGAACTGGCGGCGTATCAATAAGAATATGATCATATTTTGCTTTCAAATTGGTTATCAGCTCTACCAATTGTGTGCTTTCAAGCAGCTCGGAAGGATTAGGAGGTATCGCGCCGCCACAAATAATATCCAGATCGTCAGAGATGCTTGAACGCTGTATGATCTGGGCCTGCGAGGCATTACCAATAATAAAATCTGTTACGCCTGCCACTGATGGATTTAAATTAAATCGTTTCGCCAGTGTAGGTTTTCTTAAATCCAGTTCAAGAAGTACCGTTTTCTTCCCGGCTATTGCCAATACTGTTCCCAGGTTACTCAATACAAAACTCTTACCCTCGCCCTGCATGCTTGAAGTAAAAATTGTGGTTTTACCAGGGTTGTTATTGTTTTTATGCAGATAAGCCAGCTTGGTCCGGAGATCGCGGAACTGTTCGCCGATAAAGGTTTTTTGATTAAGTACAACTATTGGCTCATCAGTTTCAGATTGTACAATTTCAAGCAAAACTGGCAACCCGGTGGCCGAAATTACTGAGCCTTTACTTGATACCTTGTTTTTTAACGCGGTACGACCATATACCATACCTACCGGGAATACAAGGCCTAATATCAATGCTGTAGCATAAACAGAACCTGGTATAGGTGTAGGCGGACCGCCTATGTGAGCTTGTTCAATTACCACCGCATCAGAAATTGTTGAGGCATAATCCAGGCTTAGTTCTTCTTTTTTCTGCAGCAGATAGATGTAAAGATTTTCCTTAATACCCTGCATACGTTTTATGTCGCTCAAATCCCGTTCGGCACCTGGCAATGCGCGAATGTTTGATTTAAAGCCCGAACCCACATTTTGTAAGCTTTGCAGGGTAGCTACCAATGAAGCCCTGGTGGTTTTCAGATTTTCACGTAATGATACCCTTGTAGCATTTATTTGCTGGTTTATCGGATTAAACAATGGGTTATTTTCCGGTAAAGTGGTTAACAACTTCGTTTTCTCCATCTGCAAATCAGTAAGCCTGTCTGTTAATGATTGCAGGGTAGCATCAGAAAATCCGATAATTGAAGGCATAGTGCCTTTACCATCGTTGGAGTTCAAATAACGTTCGATGCCGTCGAGCACACTCAACTGAATTTTCAGATCGTTAACCTGTTTTTCATTGGTTTGGGCATTACCTACGTATACTGATGATTGATCGGCTAATTCAGTAATTCCACGCGCACTTTTATAGCCTTGATATTTACTTTCTACATTGTTTAGCTCGCTGGTGATCGATCCTAAACGCTCTTCAACAAACTTAATGGTATTTTGGGTCGATCTGCGTTTTTGCTCAACTGAAGCGGCCATGTAAACCCTTATCAGATCATCAATAATTTCACGCCCTCTTTCGGGTACTTCGTCATCCAGCCTGAAAACAACAACCGAACTCTTGGCTATCGGTGATTCATGAATGGCGCCCTGATAATAACCAACCACATCGTCTATTTCGCGTAATTTAATACGCACTGTTTTGCCGATGTATTGTTTGAAGTCAGCTGTCTTATCAAGCCTCCAGGTACCAAAGCTATTGGTAAGGTTACTTTGGAACGCAAACCTGATCAATTTGCCGTTAGGCTGTTTTATCAGATAGGTACTGTCACTTTCAATTACAATATCAAATATTGAATTCAAGGATCCTTTTCCCCGACTAATTAATTTAAACTGAACTGGAGTATCAGAGTAAATATCTTTGTAAGAATAATACGGCGTTTTCTGAAGATATGTAACCCATAACTGAAGATCTTCAACCACCTGCCTTGTAACAGGAATTGAACTCATGAGGCTCATTTGCTCATCTATACCGCTCTGGTTTTCAGTTAAATTGATAGCTTCCAGGGCGGCCTTATTAGCTTCCTTTTGCTGATCTTTAACCATAACCTTACCAAATATCTGATAAACAGGCCTTTTATATTTTAAATAAAACACAGCAAGGCAAAAACATATAACAAAAAAAATCAGGAATAAAGGCCAATGAAACAATAACCGGTTAAAAAAATTACTGATTTTAGCCGATCCGGCATCATTTGAATTAGAAGCGTCCATAATATTTGAAGGTATATGTATATTTTTTGCAGTTATTTACTTACTTGTATAGCAATCAAGATCAATGACGCTATTGAAATCACGATTGGGAGTACTTTAACAAACGTGCTCTGGGTCGCAAATTTTGCTTTACCGGCTTCAACGTAAATCAAATCGTTGCTTTTGAGATAATAATATGGCGATTCAAATAGCCTTGGCGAAGTAAGGTCGATATTTATATATTTCCGTTTACCGTCAACTTCCCTAACCAATAAAACATTTTTGCGATTGGCCGTAGCGGTAAGATCGCCGGCCTTGCTAAGCGCGTCGGTAATTGAAAAGCGCTCGCCGTCAACAGTAATCACATCTGGATGGGCCACATCGCCCAATACCGAAACTTTAAAATTGGTAAAGGCCAATGATACTTCAGGCTCTTTAAGATATGGCGAAATTTTACCTTTTATAAGGGCGGCAGCGTCTTCAAGTGAAAGCTGGCCAACTTTTACACCGTGGACCAATGGCAATTGAATTTCGCCATCCTTATTTACCAGATAGCCATCATTAGCCGACGATGTGGCACTGCTGCTACCGTCTTTACCCTTAGCTGTAGTTACAGCTCCGCTATTAAAAATGGCTGAGCCGTCTGAGTTTAAACTTTTAACGCTTAATGATAAAACATCACCAGGCTGTATGGTTGGCGGGGAAAAATTGGTGATTTTGTAAGCCATCTCCGGGTTTCTATCCAATCCCTGAAAGTAACTGTTCTCCTTATAGCTGGCGCAGGATGTCAGCAATACCATTAAAATTAAAAATGTTGTTAATAATTGATTTTTCATCATGATCGATTTAATTATTTCTTGAAAAAGATAGGCCGCGGGTTTATTTCCGGGAACCTTTGAAGAGTTAGCACAGCTTACGCTGTGAACAGCATATGAATAGTTAATACAGTAACAATAAATGATTAAATAATTGCCGCAACATTATCTGGAGAGTACCGTATACACGACAAATACTTTATTGGTTACCCAAGCATATTTGCAATGACTTTATCCCCTAAAAAGAAAATTTATTTAACTGACTTAGAACAAAATCTGACCTTTTCGGGCTTCCTGAAATCATATAAGGAAATAAATGATAATGTTATTGTTACCCTGCACGATATTGAAGTTTATGATTACACCTCATCAACACCGTTGTTTAGCTTAGCGGAGACTACCTTAACAAAAAGTAGGCATAAAATTTATATCGAAGATATTGCCTGCCAAAACATTGCAGCTTTATGCTGATTACAGAGCGGGCTCCAGTATTTTTTTGAGTGTAACCTTTGTTAAAGGTTTTATAATATAATCTAAAACAAAATCATATTTTTTTGCCAGGGCCAGGTCTGCGGGATCAATTGACGATGACATAATATAAACATCTATTTTCCTTGCTAAACCGGATCTTAGTTTATTATATTTATGAAGAAATGAAGAACCGCTCATAATAGCCATATTAATATCAACGAATATCATATCGGGCAATTCATCACTGTTAGTTTTGTTTTTAATTAAAAACTCCACAACTTTTGTTGCATCGAAATAATATGTAGTTACGGGCTGAAATGATAGATAGGTTTCAATCATTCTTTGAATTATGAAATGCTGGATAGGTTCATCGTCAATAAATATTAATTTCACACAGGTTAAGGTTAGGTTTATATTATTTATTATGGAACAAGTATTTAGCTACCTGTTTCAGATTTACATACCAATTAAAACGATCACATAGCGTTAAAAAACAATCATTTTTCTTTCTACCCGAAAAAAGATTGCCATAAAATTTTATTTTCTTTGCGCCAATAATTAAACTATGAGTGAGTCCGTTACAAAAAATATATATATCACCGATCTCAACACCGACCTTACCTTTTTGGGCGAGGTTAAATCCTTTGAAAAAAAGGATGAAAATGTCACAGTTTTATTGAACAATGTTACTGTGTATGAATATTCATCTTCTAATTTTTTATACTCCCAGCCCGAAATTTCATTATCAGGCCCTGCATCTCGCTTCCATATTGAAGATGCTGTGTAACTACTTTTAATTCTAATCCGCGTCTCTGTCCAATCTCAAATATTTAATTCCCTTTGGTTCGGGATATACCGTTTTCTGCATATTGGACATCATTCTTCTGATCACTTTGCTGATATTAAGATGATTTTCGGCATAATTGCGGGCATTTAGTTTAATTTCGGCGTTATCAGATGTACAACAGTTAAATATGGCTGCCTTCAGTTGATCGATATCTTCCGGCGGGATCACAACACCCATGTTGTTGTCTTTTATAACCTCATATAAAGTGGTGCCTTGCTCTGCAGTTACCAGTGCCAGGCCGCCAACAGCCAAAATGGTGGTTAGCTTTGACGGCATCACCAGGTCGGCGGCGCTCTTTTTTTGCAAAACCAGATGAACATCGGCCATATTCAAAAAACTATTGAACAGATGACGCTCCTGCAGCGGAAAGAAACTTACGTTATCAAGCTGCTGTTGCTTAGCCCGCTGTATTAGTTTATCCTTGTGTGGCCCCGTGCCGCAGATAACAAATTTTATAAAGCTAACCTGTTTAAGCTGCTCAGCTACATCTAAAATAGCTTCAATCCCTTGTTTCTCGCCTATACTGCCAGAATATAGTACTACTTTGTCATCCGCATCAAAGTTCCACATCGATTTCAATTCGGCAGAATTAGCTATTGGGTAACAAGTGTCAGTATCAACCCAGTTGGGAAAAAAGGTGATCTCCCGGTTAGTTTTAACACTTATCTTCTTAAGCATGCCTTTTGAAATCGAGCTTACAAAATCTACCTTGTGCATGATAAATTTCTCCATCGCAAACAAAATTTTAAATGCTCTTTTTGATTTTAGCATGTTTAAATCGCGTGCGGCCTCAATTTGCAGGTCCTGGATATGATAAATGATTTCGCCCCGTTTAAAAAACCGGTAAAACAAACCTAAAAAACCTAAATGAAAAGGTGGTGCTATACAAAATATGTAATCATTTTTAGACTTAAATAACAAGGAAATCAGCACAAAATAAGCCGACAAAAAAAAGGTAGCTTCGTGAATAAGTCGTTTTAAACCACCGGGCTTTTCCGGTACATATAACGGACATCTGTATACAGTGAGCTTACCGTCTTTGAGCACCTCACGCTTATAAAACTTATTGGTGTATGGAGGCTGCACTTTCCAGAATGGGTAGTATGGGAAAGATGTTATTACAGTACATTCATAATCGTTATCAACAAACCATTCAACCATATCTCCGGTATATTTTCCAATACCCGTCAATTCTGGAGAAAAGTTGATGCCTATAATTAATATCTTTTTGCTCGATGCGTTTGGCTTATTCATTTGATTAAGTTATCAGCGAGGGGGTTAAAAACCCCGGTTATTATTAAACTAAGTAATGTCCGCCCCAAATTCGTCTAAAGTTAATTCGCGTCGCAGCTGTTCAACATGCAGACATCGGTAATCTGTATTATTTAATTAAATTAACTTGGGTACGGTGGCTGCAGTAACTATAGGATTGGTTAGAGACATTAATTAACAATTGAGTATAGCTTCGCCATTTCGCTTACAATGAGCTATTTTCAATTAAAAATCAGTGTGTTAGGTTATCAATTCATTATCAATGTTTAATTAAACATGAATTTTATTTAACACATTGATACAAAATTAGCCATATAATTTACTTTTCATCAACAAAACTGCCGATTGTTGTGAAATGTACAAAAGTGTGATATTATTCACATTTATGTAACAAACCAACAACCATTTACGTAAGGAAATCTCCACCATCGACAGGATAAAAACCGATTTATTAACAAAACCCAGATCAGGGTCGCTCCCGCATATTAACTTAACGAATAAAGAAAATAAACTACCTTTTTTAACAACTATTAGTTAAATGCCTTTTTTACCTAACTAATTATTAATTTTTTTAATGATTATGGCGTCCCTGGATTAAAATCCACCATCAGTAACGGTCGATAGGCGTTTAAACACACCTTTGAAACATGTGTATTTTTCACACCACACTTTTTTCACATTTTGAAAACAAAATGTGCGAGACCATGCGAATTATTAAACTAAATGGCGATTTTTATGAAAATAATGCACCTGAATTGAGGATCATTTTGTTTGATCATCTACCTAATTATCAAACAAATAAAAATGCACTACAATGAAAAACGCTGTTATAATTAAACCTACACCTGCAAATTGGATGGTTGTGTACACAAGATCCAGATTTGAGAAAAAAATAGACAGAACTTTAAATGACAATCATATCACCTCCTTTTGTCCGGTGATTAAATCATTAAAAAAATGGGCCGACCGAAACAAAATGATAGAAACTCCATTATTTCCATCATACGTTTTTGTCAAGGCAAATACCGGTGAGCAGCTTAAAGTAAAGCAGGTTCCAGGAGTTATCAATTTCGTATCCTATGGCGGAAAGCCCGTTGTATTAAATGACACGGAAATTGAACGAATAAAGTCAATAGTTGACAACTACTCGGAAGTTGAGCTAATGAGTATCCAAAATTTAAACATTGGCAACAGGGTTAAAATAAAGGACGGATTATTGTATAACTACCAGGGTGTAGTTACTCAAATTATGGGCAAAACCATATTAATGACCATTGAACAATTAAACTGCGTTTTAACTGTAAAGGTAAACGTAGATCAAATTTGTTTAAATGTTGCAAGTTAACTTCTAAAGATGTATTATTAACTTGCTTCTTATTTTTTATTATAGAACTCAATTAAAATTACGATTGTTATTAAGTAGTTCAAAACTCATTTTATAAAACTTATGGATTTGCACCATGGTGAAATAGTGGAGAAAGTGGTTAGGCGCAAAGGCTGCAGCATAAGCGAAATCGCACGATTCACTAATGTTAACAGACGCTCGGTTTATTACTGGTTTAATCAAAAATATCTAAAACCAAAAATCATTTACAAAATAGGCCTTTGCCTGAAACATGATTTTTCTGTTGAGTTTCCTCATTTATTTACTGAGGGAGAATTTGACAATATAAAAAATCAAGGTTATACCCACACACCTGATTATCATGCAGACGAGATGGAGGATTCGTACTGGCGGGATAAATACATTGAACTATTAGAGAAATACAATAAAAGCCTGCTCGAAAATTCAAAAAAGAAATTTAACCAGCGTTAAAAATATGCCCTTGCTAAATTGATTAAACATCAGGCGGCGGGCACTTACATAAATAAGAACAGAACAAACAACGGTAATAACCTAACTTATAAACCTAATTATACTAAACTAAAAATGCTTAATCCGGCAACCTGATTAATAAAGGAGCCGGATTAAGCATTTTTAGTTTTCAGCTATACTTAGCCGGCTACCTTAACTTCGTTTTGAGCCGATTTAAAGTTAACATCATACAACACCTGGCTATCTTCAATAACACGGTGCGCATAGCTAACGCCCATCCAGCGTTCAACAGTTACATTTTTACCCTCTAAAACTTTATAGTCTTTAAAAAAGCACTCAATCTCTTTAATAGTATGCGGAGGCAATTCGCTTAAATCATTTATATAATTTACAGACATATCATTATTGGCAACAGCAATAATTTTATCATCCTGCTCGCCATTATCAATCATGTGCATTACTCCTATCACCTTCGCTTCGATAATTGACATCGGGAAAACATCAACAGAACATAATACCAAAATATCAAGCGGATCCTCATCATCACAATAAGTTTGCGGGATAAACCCATAATTAGCAGGGTACATTACAGATGAAAAAAGCACGCGGTCTAATTTTAAAAGACCGGATTCTTTATCAATCTCATATTTAGCTTTTGAACCTTTAGGAATTTCAATAACGGCGTTTACAACGTAAGGAACCTTAGGCCCCGTTGAAACTTCATGCCATGGATGCTGTGTATTCATTGGTAGTAATCTTAATGTTTTCGTATTTTTTTTATGAAAGTACTAACAATTTGGCAATTTCATTACAAAATCTCCATTCTATTTTTTATACACTTTATTACTCAAATCCTTCTCAACTTATCATTCCTTTCACTTCAATCTGGTTTACAGCACATTATAAACCCAATCAGATGATAAGTGAGATAGCCGAGAAACAATACTGAATGCTGAAACAAATTTCCTTGCAATGGAAAAAAAATCACCAAGCCATGCTATTTCTGTCAGAATTGCTACGGTGCTGGATATGTGGATATTGATTGTTAAAAAAATTTAAAGCCCCCCTTCAATAATTACATAGAAAGTTTGATGCAAAGATTTTCAAAAAGTCTGATCTTCAGATTAATTCCATATTAATTAACTATTAATATAATAAAGACTAACAGAAAAAATTGCGGCATAGATTTTCATAATTTCAAAGCACCAGTTGAAATTGTAACATTATTGTAGCATTTCGGGGTTTAACTTCCCACTATTTCTTTCCCACCTCAATACACCTATCTTAAAATCAATAAATGGGGAATAAATTTTCACACTATGTATACATTATTCCACACTTCGTGCGTAATTAAATACACGAAATTTTATTCATAAAAAATACAAGAGAAAATAAA includes:
- a CDS encoding glycosyltransferase; amino-acid sequence: MKILLVCASLEPGLDGVGDYVRRLAAEFCKTGHGVMLVALNDRHINELTVDSTNNFGITRLPKSMPEQERYKAFQTVLDAFNPDWLSLQYVCYSFEKRGITFNLVKQLKKVKIKANVHIMFHEIWIGESNESTWKDKITGFLQRWAVSALVKTLKPAGISTSNSFYKNCLAKAGIQANKIPIFSNMPVGNPTGKKIYEQLPAEVQSSRSAYVLATFFGGFHYRDQLDSKLIRLAEHVSQEMKKKLVITHVGKSAGIEEQFERLAQTTSISMRVMGTWDAQDIADYFSLCDVSLANHPLVLFEKSGSIAAALYNKCPVIVLRDNIASDDQKTAEVEQVERINNIEKFINQDTGFSEKYNPESVAGQYLTMFKPS
- a CDS encoding acyltransferase yields the protein MKQRYPAMLRHKLSNVSISLRKKYYKFLGMQINNGVILGKIKCKWPGKISVGNESVIEDDVVFKTPQPFAETNYVKIGERVFIGHGCDFNITLGLTIGDDCLIAANTIFVDAGREMKRDLPINQQPVIHKPIILKNDVWIGAHSIILQGVTIGEGSIVGAGSLVNKSIPDYQIWAGTPARFIKNR
- a CDS encoding polysaccharide biosynthesis protein — translated: MKSLTSDVVADNKFAKWQQWTKLIAVTFSAQAIIQLLGLVTGILIVRLLPTTEYAFYTLANTMLGTMTVLADGGISSGVMAQGGKVWQDRQKLGTVIASGLKLRKIFGMFSLLISLPILFYLLIRNGASPIASGLIVLAIIPSFFAALSDTLLETASKLHQGINKLQKNQLSAGLGRFVLMVGSLLVFPFTYIAILGNGIPRMWANIRLRKISAEYADPEQKSDPAVEKEILAIVKRSLPGAIYFCVSGQITIWLISVFGNTQSIAHVGALSRLTTVLTVFTTLFSTLVVPRFARLPEKKNLLVQRFIQIEAALFAISFIIIAIVMLFPSQVLWILGKGYSNLNKEILLLTISSCLTMLAGVTYSVLVSRGWIIKPVINLSVNILFQVILVVTMDLSKTTNVLMFSIVDFLLAFVILIIYFIYRVSRLPKPTVS
- a CDS encoding GumC family protein; its protein translation is MDASNSNDAGSAKISNFFNRLLFHWPLFLIFFVICFCLAVFYLKYKRPVYQIFGKVMVKDQQKEANKAALEAINLTENQSGIDEQMSLMSSIPVTRQVVEDLQLWVTYLQKTPYYSYKDIYSDTPVQFKLISRGKGSLNSIFDIVIESDSTYLIKQPNGKLIRFAFQSNLTNSFGTWRLDKTADFKQYIGKTVRIKLREIDDVVGYYQGAIHESPIAKSSVVVFRLDDEVPERGREIIDDLIRVYMAASVEQKRRSTQNTIKFVEERLGSITSELNNVESKYQGYKSARGITELADQSSVYVGNAQTNEKQVNDLKIQLSVLDGIERYLNSNDGKGTMPSIIGFSDATLQSLTDRLTDLQMEKTKLLTTLPENNPLFNPINQQINATRVSLRENLKTTRASLVATLQSLQNVGSGFKSNIRALPGAERDLSDIKRMQGIKENLYIYLLQKKEELSLDYASTISDAVVIEQAHIGGPPTPIPGSVYATALILGLVFPVGMVYGRTALKNKVSSKGSVISATGLPVLLEIVQSETDEPIVVLNQKTFIGEQFRDLRTKLAYLHKNNNNPGKTTIFTSSMQGEGKSFVLSNLGTVLAIAGKKTVLLELDLRKPTLAKRFNLNPSVAGVTDFIIGNASQAQIIQRSSISDDLDIICGGAIPPNPSELLESTQLVELITNLKAKYDHILIDTPPVHILADAMIIAHMCDLCLYVIRQDYTPNQELEFVRELKAENKLPRMKLIFNAVKGEQSANSYIYQKNSYIKEPAKSVKSRMRKFASRF
- a CDS encoding polysaccharide biosynthesis/export family protein; translation: MMKNQLLTTFLILMVLLTSCASYKENSYFQGLDRNPEMAYKITNFSPPTIQPGDVLSLSVKSLNSDGSAIFNSGAVTTAKGKDGSSSATSSANDGYLVNKDGEIQLPLVHGVKVGQLSLEDAAALIKGKISPYLKEPEVSLAFTNFKVSVLGDVAHPDVITVDGERFSITDALSKAGDLTATANRKNVLLVREVDGKRKYINIDLTSPRLFESPYYYLKSNDLIYVEAGKAKFATQSTFVKVLPIVISIASLILIAIQVSK
- a CDS encoding response regulator: MKLIFIDDEPIQHFIIQRMIETYLSFQPVTTYYFDATKVVEFLIKNKTNSDELPDMIFVDINMAIMSGSSFLHKYNKLRSGLARKIDVYIMSSSIDPADLALAKKYDFVLDYIIKPLTKVTLKKILEPAL
- a CDS encoding WcaI family glycosyltransferase yields the protein MNKPNASSKKILIIGINFSPELTGIGKYTGDMVEWFVDNDYECTVITSFPYYPFWKVQPPYTNKFYKREVLKDGKLTVYRCPLYVPEKPGGLKRLIHEATFFLSAYFVLISLLFKSKNDYIFCIAPPFHLGFLGLFYRFFKRGEIIYHIQDLQIEAARDLNMLKSKRAFKILFAMEKFIMHKVDFVSSISKGMLKKISVKTNREITFFPNWVDTDTCYPIANSAELKSMWNFDADDKVVLYSGSIGEKQGIEAILDVAEQLKQVSFIKFVICGTGPHKDKLIQRAKQQQLDNVSFFPLQERHLFNSFLNMADVHLVLQKKSAADLVMPSKLTTILAVGGLALVTAEQGTTLYEVIKDNNMGVVIPPEDIDQLKAAIFNCCTSDNAEIKLNARNYAENHLNISKVIRRMMSNMQKTVYPEPKGIKYLRLDRDAD
- a CDS encoding UpxY family transcription antiterminator encodes the protein MKNAVIIKPTPANWMVVYTRSRFEKKIDRTLNDNHITSFCPVIKSLKKWADRNKMIETPLFPSYVFVKANTGEQLKVKQVPGVINFVSYGGKPVVLNDTEIERIKSIVDNYSEVELMSIQNLNIGNRVKIKDGLLYNYQGVVTQIMGKTILMTIEQLNCVLTVKVNVDQICLNVAS
- a CDS encoding inorganic diphosphatase, with protein sequence MNTQHPWHEVSTGPKVPYVVNAVIEIPKGSKAKYEIDKESGLLKLDRVLFSSVMYPANYGFIPQTYCDDEDPLDILVLCSVDVFPMSIIEAKVIGVMHMIDNGEQDDKIIAVANNDMSVNYINDLSELPPHTIKEIECFFKDYKVLEGKNVTVERWMGVSYAHRVIEDSQVLYDVNFKSAQNEVKVAG